A part of Gammaproteobacteria bacterium genomic DNA contains:
- the corA gene encoding magnesium/cobalt transporter CorA: MTHRRKNHRPPERPRRNRFGRALGRPGKAPGIEPHELPGLARGDAPIVVTCVDYCPEQVRVERVDDVRSFLATHRPEWSSVRWIDVVGVADPTLLRALAEKYELHPLAVEDVVNRGQRPKAEDYPGSPDRPGRLFVVVRLVDRVDGNLNTEQVSLFLGRDTVLSFRARGPEPFAPIVQRIETPGSRLRRSDASFLLYCLIDAVVDHSFPLLEQISEGLEELEDAVFQDRAGRNAPQRIHRMNRELTVLRRVSWPMRDLLDNLHREHHECLSDTTRTYLRDVHDHVVRILDLLETYRELAANLVEMHMVSASNRLGDIVKTLTIISTIFVPLTFLAGVYGMNMPIPENESAWAYPVFWLVSVGIAGALLYWFRRRDWL, encoded by the coding sequence ATGACACACCGCCGGAAGAATCACAGACCCCCGGAACGGCCCCGCCGGAACCGCTTCGGGCGCGCCCTCGGACGCCCGGGCAAGGCGCCGGGGATCGAGCCGCACGAGCTTCCGGGCCTCGCACGGGGCGACGCCCCGATCGTGGTCACCTGCGTCGACTACTGCCCGGAGCAGGTGCGCGTCGAGCGGGTGGACGACGTGCGCAGCTTCCTCGCCACTCACCGCCCCGAGTGGTCGAGCGTGCGCTGGATCGACGTGGTGGGGGTGGCGGACCCGACGCTCCTGCGCGCCCTCGCCGAGAAGTACGAGCTGCACCCGCTCGCCGTCGAGGACGTGGTGAACCGCGGGCAGCGCCCGAAGGCCGAGGACTACCCCGGCTCGCCGGATCGCCCCGGACGCCTGTTCGTGGTGGTCCGGCTGGTCGACCGCGTGGACGGCAATCTGAACACCGAGCAGGTGAGCCTCTTCCTCGGGCGCGACACCGTGCTCAGCTTCCGCGCGCGCGGGCCGGAGCCGTTCGCGCCCATCGTGCAGCGCATCGAGACCCCCGGCTCACGGCTGCGCCGCAGCGACGCGAGCTTCCTGCTCTACTGCCTCATCGACGCGGTCGTGGACCACTCGTTCCCCCTCCTGGAACAGATCTCCGAGGGCCTCGAGGAGCTCGAGGATGCGGTCTTCCAGGACCGGGCGGGGCGCAACGCCCCCCAGCGGATCCACCGCATGAACCGGGAGCTGACGGTCCTGCGCCGCGTCAGCTGGCCCATGCGGGACCTGCTGGACAACCTGCATCGCGAGCACCACGAGTGCCTCTCCGACACGACGCGGACCTACCTGCGCGACGTGCACGACCACGTGGTGCGCATCCTCGACCTGCTGGAGACCTACCGCGAGCTCGCCGCCAACCTGGTGGAGATGCACATGGTCTCGGCCTCCAACCGCCTCGGCGACATCGTGAAGACGCTGACCATCATCAGCACCATCTTCGTCCCCCTGACCTTCCTCGCCGGCGTCTACGGCATGAACATGCCCATCCCGGAGAACGAGTCCGCCTGGGCCTACCCGGTGTTCTGGCTGGTGAGCGTCGGCATCGCCGGCGCCCTCCTCTACTGGTTCCGCCGCCGCGACTGGCTCTGA
- a CDS encoding 5-formyltetrahydrofolate cyclo-ligase: MTPSSDLRRALREQRRRLDPAARAHASARICRALAATGAFHRARRLAVYLSRGGEVDLAALVTRAWQAGKRCYLPVVERGRLHFLPYAPDTVLRPNRFGIPEPAVAANRQVPASALDLVVLPLVAFDAAGNRLGMGGGYYDRTFAFSHRRLRWRRPVLVGAAYRFQRVPALAVSPWDVPLDAVATEAGLEWFRR, from the coding sequence GTGACCCCCTCGAGCGACCTGCGCCGGGCGCTGCGTGAGCAGCGCCGGCGGTTGGACCCGGCGGCCCGGGCACACGCGAGCGCGCGCATCTGCCGGGCCCTCGCCGCAACCGGGGCCTTCCACCGGGCCCGGCGCCTGGCGGTGTATCTGTCCCGGGGGGGCGAGGTGGACCTCGCGGCCCTGGTGACCCGGGCCTGGCAGGCGGGCAAGCGCTGCTACCTGCCCGTGGTCGAGCGGGGGCGCCTGCACTTCCTGCCCTACGCGCCGGACACGGTCCTGCGCCCGAACCGGTTCGGGATCCCCGAGCCGGCGGTGGCGGCCAACCGCCAGGTGCCCGCCTCCGCCCTCGATCTGGTCGTACTGCCCCTCGTCGCCTTCGACGCCGCGGGCAACCGCCTGGGGATGGGCGGTGGCTACTATGACCGCACCTTTGCGTTCTCCCACCGGCGCCTGCGCTGGAGGCGACCGGTCCTGGTCGGCGCCGCGTACCGCTTCCAGCGGGTCCCCGCGCTCGCCGTGAGCCCCTGGGACGTCCCCCTCGACGCCGTCGCCACCGAGGCCGGCCTGGAGTGGTTCCGCCGATGA
- a CDS encoding cell division protein ZapA yields MPEASTPISIRILDKEYTVGCPPSERDALLQAAQLLDHKMREMRDGGRVIGAERVAVITALNLAHELLQDRRRHDILADAVGAGMQRIQGKLELALRSDSSGQTV; encoded by the coding sequence GTGCCCGAGGCCAGCACCCCGATCTCCATCCGGATCCTCGACAAGGAATACACGGTGGGGTGTCCGCCGAGCGAGCGCGACGCCCTCCTGCAGGCTGCGCAGCTGCTCGACCACAAGATGCGCGAGATGCGCGACGGCGGGCGGGTCATCGGGGCCGAGCGGGTCGCCGTGATCACCGCGCTCAACCTCGCGCACGAACTGCTCCAGGACCGCCGCCGCCACGATATCCTCGCCGACGCGGTGGGCGCGGGAATGCAGCGGATCCAGGGCAAGCTCGAGCTCGCCCTGCGCAGTGACAGCAGCGGACAAACGGTTTAG
- a CDS encoding TIGR02449 family protein, whose amino-acid sequence MDTPDIKALEQLVDELIARSKRLSEENRALRNQHTHLLTERAALIEKTEHARNRVESMIARLKSMEM is encoded by the coding sequence ATGGACACGCCGGACATCAAGGCGCTCGAGCAACTCGTGGACGAGTTGATCGCCAGGAGCAAACGCCTCTCCGAGGAGAACCGCGCCCTGCGCAATCAGCACACGCACCTGCTGACCGAGCGCGCGGCCCTCATCGAGAAGACGGAGCACGCACGCAATCGGGTCGAGTCCATGATCGCCCGCCTGAAGTCCATGGAGATGTGA
- a CDS encoding UPF0149 family protein, producing MTDHEPTYESLESALSQADSEMSPAESHGLVCAMLCVDPAVSDERWMGEVVPASPEGEADPAGARELLAHLRGASAAALAGEEAGLQLFLPEDDAALALRTEALIDWCDAFLYGLGVAGLDHRSLSPEAREVLEELTEVSRLDPQAEGEEDERAFFEVSEFVRVAVMLLYEDLRERDRVEHPTVH from the coding sequence GTGACCGACCACGAGCCCACCTACGAATCGCTGGAGTCGGCGCTGAGCCAGGCCGATTCCGAGATGAGCCCCGCCGAGAGCCACGGGCTCGTCTGCGCGATGCTCTGTGTCGACCCCGCGGTGTCCGACGAGCGCTGGATGGGGGAGGTGGTGCCCGCGAGCCCCGAGGGCGAGGCGGACCCCGCCGGGGCGCGGGAGCTCCTCGCGCACCTGCGTGGGGCGAGCGCCGCGGCTCTCGCCGGCGAGGAGGCGGGGCTGCAGCTCTTCCTGCCCGAGGACGACGCGGCGCTCGCGCTGCGCACCGAGGCCCTCATCGACTGGTGCGACGCGTTTCTCTACGGTCTCGGGGTCGCGGGGCTGGACCATCGCTCCCTCAGCCCCGAGGCGCGCGAGGTGCTGGAGGAGCTGACGGAGGTCAGCCGGCTCGACCCCCAGGCCGAAGGGGAGGAGGACGAGCGGGCCTTCTTCGAGGTGAGCGAGTTCGTGCGGGTCGCCGTCATGCTGCTCTACGAGGACCTGCGCGAGCGCGACCGCGTGGAACACCCGACCGTGCACTGA
- the pepP gene encoding Xaa-Pro aminopeptidase: MSGLTLDRKEFARRRKSLMRQMDANGVAILFTAPVRMRNRDVEYAFRPDSDFYYLTGFPEPEAVMVLVPGRPEGEYLLFVRERDLAKEVWNGRRAGLEGACAEYGADDAFPIGDIDDIVPGLIENRDRVFYAMGVYPDVDQQVMGWVSRVRSRARAGVSVPGEFVALDQLVHEMRLVKSAGELRLMRRAAEVTAAAHVRAMRVARPGMTEYQVEAELVHAFMSGGCRASAYAPIVGSGENGVILHYTENRDPLRDGDLLLIDAGAEYEYYAADITRTFPVNGRFTPPQRELYELVLQAQEAAIAKVRPGNHWNEPHEAAVAAITRGLVELGLLKGRVPRLVKEEAYKPFYMHRTGHWLGMDVHDVGDYKVDGEWRVLEPGMTMTVEPGLYVAPGARGVPRRWWGIGIRIEDDVLVTRDGCEVLTRAVPKTVADVEALMASAATAAPEKKHLPREG; encoded by the coding sequence ATGAGCGGGCTCACCCTCGACCGCAAGGAGTTCGCCCGCCGGCGCAAGTCGCTCATGCGCCAGATGGACGCGAACGGCGTCGCGATCCTCTTCACCGCGCCGGTGCGCATGCGCAACCGCGACGTGGAATACGCCTTCCGTCCGGACAGCGACTTCTACTACCTGACGGGGTTCCCGGAGCCCGAGGCGGTGATGGTGCTGGTCCCCGGGCGGCCCGAGGGCGAGTACCTGCTCTTCGTGCGCGAGCGTGACCTGGCGAAAGAGGTCTGGAACGGGCGCCGGGCGGGCCTCGAGGGCGCGTGCGCGGAATACGGCGCGGACGACGCCTTCCCCATCGGGGACATCGACGACATCGTCCCGGGGCTCATCGAGAACCGCGACCGGGTGTTCTACGCGATGGGCGTATACCCGGATGTCGACCAGCAGGTGATGGGCTGGGTGAGCCGCGTGCGCAGCCGGGCGCGTGCCGGGGTGAGCGTGCCGGGGGAGTTCGTGGCCCTCGACCAACTGGTGCACGAGATGCGGCTCGTCAAGAGCGCCGGCGAGCTGCGCCTGATGCGCCGCGCGGCCGAGGTGACCGCGGCGGCCCACGTGCGGGCGATGCGGGTGGCGCGTCCCGGGATGACCGAGTACCAGGTGGAGGCGGAGCTCGTGCACGCCTTCATGAGCGGGGGCTGCCGCGCCTCTGCCTACGCCCCCATCGTCGGCAGCGGCGAGAACGGGGTGATCCTGCACTACACGGAGAACCGCGACCCGCTGCGCGACGGCGACCTGCTCCTCATCGACGCGGGCGCGGAGTACGAGTACTACGCGGCCGACATCACCCGCACGTTCCCCGTCAACGGGCGCTTCACGCCGCCCCAGCGCGAGCTCTACGAGCTGGTGCTGCAGGCCCAGGAGGCGGCGATCGCCAAGGTGCGCCCGGGCAACCACTGGAACGAGCCCCACGAGGCGGCCGTCGCCGCCATCACCCGCGGCCTCGTGGAGCTGGGCCTGCTCAAGGGGCGTGTGCCGCGGCTGGTCAAGGAGGAGGCCTACAAGCCCTTCTACATGCACCGCACCGGCCACTGGCTCGGCATGGACGTGCACGACGTGGGCGACTACAAGGTGGACGGAGAGTGGCGGGTGCTGGAGCCCGGCATGACCATGACCGTGGAGCCGGGGCTGTACGTGGCGCCGGGCGCGCGCGGCGTGCCCCGGCGCTGGTGGGGCATCGGCATCCGGATCGAGGACGACGTCCTGGTCACCCGAGACGGGTGCGAGGTCCTGACCCGCGCCGTGCCGAAGACGGTCGCCGACGTCGAGGCCCTCATGGCCTCGGCCGCCACGGCGGCCCCGGAAAAAAAACATCTCCCCCGGGAGGGCTGA
- a CDS encoding form I ribulose bisphosphate carboxylase large subunit produces the protein MAVKTYKAGVKEYRETYWMPEYTPADTDLLACFKITPQPGVPREEAAAAVAAESSTGTWTTVWTDLLTDLDYYKGRAYRIEDVPGDDTCFYAFVAYPIDLFEEGSVVNVFTSLVGNVFGFKAVRALRLEDVRFPIAYVMTCGGPPHGIQVERDILNKYGRPLLGCTIKPKLGLSAKNYGRAVYECLRGGLDFTKDDENVNSQPFMRWRQRFDFVMDAVDKAEEETGERKGHYLNVTAPTPEEMYKRAEYAKELGAPIIMHDFITGGFCANTGLANWCRDNGVLLHIHRAMHAVLDRNPHHGIHFRVLTKILRLSGGDHLHTGTVVGKLEGDRASTLGWIDLLREKHIPEDRSRGIFFDQDWGAMPGVFAVASGGIHVWHMPALLSIFGDDSVFQFGGGTLGHPWGNAAGAAANRVALEACVEARNQGRAVEKEGREVLAGAARHSPELKVAMETWKEIKFEFDTVDKLDVAHK, from the coding sequence ATGGCGGTGAAGACCTACAAGGCGGGCGTGAAGGAATACCGCGAGACGTACTGGATGCCGGAGTACACGCCGGCCGACACCGACCTGCTCGCCTGTTTCAAGATCACGCCCCAGCCGGGCGTGCCCCGCGAGGAGGCGGCCGCCGCAGTGGCCGCCGAGTCCTCCACCGGCACCTGGACCACGGTCTGGACCGACCTGCTGACCGACCTCGACTACTACAAGGGCCGCGCCTACCGCATCGAGGACGTGCCGGGCGACGACACCTGTTTCTACGCCTTCGTCGCCTACCCCATCGATCTCTTCGAGGAAGGCTCGGTGGTGAACGTCTTCACCTCGCTCGTCGGGAACGTGTTCGGCTTCAAGGCCGTGCGCGCCCTGCGCCTGGAGGACGTGCGCTTCCCCATCGCCTACGTGATGACCTGCGGCGGGCCGCCCCACGGCATCCAGGTCGAGCGCGACATCCTGAACAAGTACGGACGCCCGCTGCTCGGCTGCACCATCAAGCCGAAGCTCGGACTCTCGGCGAAGAACTACGGGCGCGCGGTGTACGAGTGCCTGCGCGGGGGGCTCGACTTCACCAAGGACGACGAGAACGTCAACAGCCAGCCCTTCATGCGCTGGCGCCAGCGCTTCGATTTCGTCATGGACGCGGTCGACAAGGCCGAGGAGGAGACCGGCGAGCGCAAGGGCCACTACCTGAACGTCACCGCCCCGACGCCCGAGGAGATGTACAAGCGTGCGGAGTACGCCAAGGAGCTCGGCGCGCCCATCATCATGCACGACTTCATCACCGGCGGGTTCTGCGCCAACACGGGCCTCGCCAACTGGTGCCGGGACAACGGGGTGCTGCTGCACATCCACCGCGCGATGCACGCGGTGCTCGACCGCAACCCGCACCACGGCATCCACTTCCGCGTGCTCACCAAGATCCTGCGCCTCTCGGGCGGCGACCACCTGCACACCGGCACCGTGGTGGGCAAGCTCGAGGGCGACCGCGCCTCCACCCTGGGCTGGATCGACCTGCTGCGCGAGAAGCACATCCCCGAGGACCGCAGCCGGGGCATCTTCTTCGACCAGGACTGGGGGGCCATGCCGGGCGTCTTCGCGGTCGCCTCGGGCGGCATCCACGTCTGGCACATGCCGGCGCTGCTCTCCATCTTCGGCGACGACTCGGTCTTCCAGTTCGGCGGCGGCACGCTCGGGCACCCCTGGGGCAACGCGGCGGGCGCGGCGGCCAACCGCGTGGCGCTGGAGGCCTGCGTGGAGGCCCGCAACCAGGGCCGCGCCGTCGAGAAGGAAGGGCGGGAGGTGCTGGCCGGCGCCGCGCGCCACAGCCCCGAGCTGAAGGTGGCCATGGAGACCTGGAAGGAGATCAAGTTCGAGTTCGACACCGTCGACAAGCTCGACGTCGCCCACAAGTAG
- a CDS encoding ribulose bisphosphate carboxylase small subunit, whose protein sequence is MSEMQDYQSSLSDPKSRKFETFSYLPPMTPEQVRKQVEYIVKKGWNPAIEHTEPENAFDHYWYMWKLPMFGETDVDRILAEAEACHQAHPNHHVRLVGYDNFAQSQGTAMVVHRGPVAA, encoded by the coding sequence ATGAGCGAGATGCAGGACTACCAGTCGAGCCTGAGCGACCCGAAGAGCCGCAAGTTCGAGACCTTTTCCTACCTGCCGCCGATGACCCCGGAGCAGGTCCGCAAGCAGGTGGAGTACATCGTGAAGAAGGGCTGGAACCCGGCCATCGAGCACACCGAGCCGGAGAACGCCTTCGACCACTACTGGTACATGTGGAAGCTGCCGATGTTCGGCGAGACCGACGTCGACCGCATCCTGGCCGAGGCCGAGGCCTGCCACCAGGCGCACCCGAATCACCACGTGCGCCTCGTGGGCTACGACAACTTCGCCCAGTCCCAGGGCACCGCGATGGTGGTCCACCGGGGGCCGGTCGCGGCCTGA
- a CDS encoding CbbQ/NirQ/NorQ/GpvN family protein, translating into MNERDPYLVGAEPYYRTVADEVVLYEAAYGARMPVMLKGPTGAGKSRFVEYMAWRLGKPLVSVACNEDMTASDLVGRFLLDASGTRWQDGPLTTAARIGAICYLDEVVEARQDTTVVIHPLTDHRRQLPLDKKGELVRAHPDFQLVISYNPGYQSLMKDLKQSTKQRFGAIDFGYPPMEVEVEVVAHESGVDAATAEKLVQVAQRARNLKGHGLDEGISTRLLVYAGSLIARGIEARAACSMTLVRPLTDDPDLRETLEAAVATFFG; encoded by the coding sequence GTGAACGAGCGCGACCCGTACCTGGTGGGCGCAGAGCCCTACTACCGCACCGTCGCCGACGAGGTCGTCCTCTACGAGGCGGCCTACGGCGCGCGCATGCCGGTGATGCTGAAGGGCCCGACCGGGGCCGGCAAGTCGCGCTTCGTGGAGTACATGGCCTGGAGGCTCGGCAAGCCCCTGGTGAGCGTCGCCTGCAACGAGGACATGACCGCCTCGGACCTGGTGGGGCGGTTCCTGCTCGACGCCTCGGGCACGCGCTGGCAGGACGGCCCGCTCACCACGGCCGCACGGATCGGCGCCATCTGCTACCTCGACGAGGTCGTCGAGGCGCGCCAGGACACCACGGTGGTGATCCACCCCCTCACCGACCACCGGCGCCAGCTCCCGCTCGACAAGAAGGGTGAGCTCGTACGCGCGCACCCCGACTTCCAGCTCGTCATCTCCTACAACCCCGGCTACCAGAGCCTGATGAAGGACCTGAAGCAGTCGACCAAGCAGCGCTTCGGGGCCATCGACTTCGGCTACCCGCCGATGGAGGTGGAAGTGGAGGTGGTGGCCCACGAGAGCGGTGTGGACGCCGCGACGGCTGAGAAGCTGGTGCAGGTCGCCCAGCGCGCCCGCAACCTGAAGGGGCACGGCCTCGACGAGGGGATCTCGACCCGGCTCCTGGTCTATGCGGGGAGCCTCATCGCCCGGGGCATCGAGGCGCGCGCGGCCTGCTCCATGACCCTGGTCCGCCCCCTCACCGACGACCCGGACCTGCGCGAGACCCTGGAGGCGGCGGTCGCGACGTTCTTCGGATGA
- a CDS encoding nitric oxide reductase activation protein NorD, translated as MSVSLDEHRELLEGADPAVRDTLAASFAEAARCMSPRALQGYLEGAKALRGLGRGGDLVVSYLQAMPPVCREVGEDVVADCVGAAMKLASMVSGEVVGLLFSSLPTAARRLGDPELLRGYLALVHQLSAKAPRGLRPMLSRLDELFSRLTLGGLRRWALWGAQVHGRDYPALAAYFALESADSRAVLQRERRGTLFVDTQRGLNFYLRALWGRDFYLRPTSGDHETREGTRPFIEAGVIHLPDACDDFAGLPGRDLYRAAAAHAAAHLTYTRRPLGSGDLDPVRRLLVGLVEDARVEALAIRELPGLRALWAPFHAARVESPGAERDPVVRRLERCARALLDPGQGHPERRDAGQGDSGQGDSGQGDPDPWVREVAARFHRELAGRATDPRWSGELGAALHEGLAAAVGALPALRVLEAAGAPYRDDNRYLWAADEAAWPEAGYVPGSERQTRRTVRVMEMVNEVDCELAGDDAQEVWTLTSEFFRDGDPPGVSVNRLEGREPVSEPHPYPEWDYQVQLHRPDWVTVLEKRQPRGRAADIDAILAQYGPLARRIRHTIDALQPQGLVRLRRQEDGEEIDIDAAVGAMVALRLGQTPDPRVSVRYVRKTRDLAVLLLLDLSESTREVLPGSDRPVLQLAREATTLLAWAIHGIGDPFAVHGFASDGRHDVQYYRFKDFEQPWDDAAKARLAGMQGGLSTRMGAALRHAAGFLRRQRQQKKLLLLVTDGEPADIDVRDPQYLREDTRKAVEELAARGVQTFCLTLDPAADEYVARIFGATRFAVVDRVQRLPERLPALFGQLTR; from the coding sequence ATGAGCGTCAGCCTCGACGAGCACCGCGAGCTCCTCGAGGGCGCCGACCCGGCGGTGCGGGACACGCTGGCGGCGAGCTTCGCGGAGGCCGCGCGCTGCATGTCGCCGCGCGCCCTGCAGGGCTACCTCGAAGGGGCGAAGGCGCTGCGCGGGCTCGGCCGCGGCGGCGACCTCGTGGTGTCCTATCTCCAGGCGATGCCGCCCGTCTGCAGGGAGGTGGGCGAGGACGTCGTCGCGGACTGCGTCGGCGCCGCGATGAAGCTCGCCTCGATGGTGAGCGGCGAGGTGGTCGGCCTCCTCTTCTCGAGCCTGCCCACGGCCGCGCGGCGGCTCGGTGACCCGGAGCTCCTGCGCGGCTACCTCGCCCTGGTGCACCAGCTCTCGGCGAAGGCGCCCCGGGGCCTGCGGCCCATGCTCTCGCGCCTGGACGAGCTGTTCTCTCGGCTGACGCTCGGGGGGTTGCGCCGCTGGGCGCTCTGGGGGGCGCAGGTGCACGGGCGGGACTACCCGGCGCTCGCCGCCTACTTCGCCCTCGAGTCCGCCGACAGCCGCGCGGTGCTGCAGCGGGAGCGGCGCGGGACGCTCTTCGTGGACACCCAGCGCGGGCTCAACTTCTACCTGCGCGCCCTCTGGGGGCGGGACTTCTACCTGCGGCCGACCTCCGGGGACCACGAGACCCGGGAGGGGACGCGGCCCTTCATCGAGGCCGGGGTGATCCACCTCCCGGATGCCTGCGACGACTTCGCGGGGCTCCCCGGCCGGGACCTGTACCGCGCGGCGGCGGCCCACGCCGCGGCGCACCTCACCTACACGCGCCGGCCCCTCGGGTCCGGGGACCTCGACCCGGTGCGCCGGCTGCTCGTCGGGCTCGTGGAGGACGCGCGGGTGGAGGCCCTCGCGATCCGCGAGCTCCCGGGGCTGAGGGCGCTCTGGGCGCCGTTCCACGCCGCGCGGGTGGAATCGCCCGGGGCGGAGCGCGACCCGGTGGTGCGCCGGCTCGAGCGCTGCGCCCGGGCGCTGCTGGACCCGGGGCAGGGACACCCGGAGCGGCGGGACGCGGGCCAGGGGGATTCGGGCCAGGGGGATTCGGGGCAGGGGGACCCTGACCCCTGGGTGCGCGAGGTGGCGGCGCGCTTCCACCGGGAGCTCGCGGGGCGTGCGACCGACCCCCGCTGGTCCGGGGAGCTCGGCGCGGCGCTCCACGAGGGGCTCGCCGCGGCGGTGGGCGCCCTCCCTGCGCTGCGGGTCCTGGAGGCCGCCGGGGCGCCCTACCGGGACGACAACCGCTACCTCTGGGCCGCGGACGAGGCGGCCTGGCCGGAGGCCGGGTACGTCCCGGGGAGTGAGCGGCAGACCCGCAGGACCGTCCGCGTCATGGAGATGGTCAACGAGGTCGACTGCGAGCTGGCCGGTGACGACGCCCAGGAGGTGTGGACGCTCACCAGCGAGTTCTTCCGCGACGGCGACCCCCCCGGGGTCAGCGTGAACCGTCTCGAGGGCCGGGAGCCGGTGAGCGAGCCGCACCCCTATCCGGAGTGGGACTACCAGGTGCAGCTGCACCGCCCCGACTGGGTGACCGTCCTGGAGAAGCGCCAGCCCCGGGGCCGCGCGGCCGACATCGACGCGATCCTGGCGCAGTACGGGCCGCTCGCGCGCCGGATCCGGCACACCATCGACGCCCTCCAGCCCCAGGGGCTGGTGCGCCTGCGCCGCCAGGAGGACGGGGAGGAGATCGACATCGACGCCGCGGTGGGGGCGATGGTGGCCCTGCGCCTGGGGCAGACGCCGGACCCGCGGGTGAGCGTGCGCTACGTGCGCAAGACCCGGGACCTCGCCGTCCTGCTGCTGCTGGACCTCTCCGAGTCCACCCGCGAGGTCCTTCCGGGCAGCGATCGGCCGGTGCTGCAGCTCGCCCGGGAGGCGACGACGCTCCTCGCCTGGGCCATCCACGGCATCGGCGACCCCTTCGCCGTGCACGGCTTCGCCTCGGACGGGCGCCACGACGTCCAGTACTACCGCTTCAAGGACTTCGAGCAGCCCTGGGACGACGCCGCGAAGGCGCGGCTCGCCGGGATGCAAGGGGGGCTTTCGACCCGGATGGGAGCGGCGCTGCGTCACGCCGCGGGCTTCCTGCGCCGCCAGCGTCAGCAGAAGAAGCTCCTGCTCCTCGTGACCGACGGCGAGCCGGCCGACATCGACGTGCGTGACCCGCAGTACCTGCGCGAGGACACCCGCAAGGCGGTGGAGGAGCTCGCCGCCCGCGGGGTGCAGACCTTCTGCCTGACGCTGGACCCCGCGGCCGACGAGTACGTGGCGCGGATCTTCGGGGCGACCCGCTTCGCCGTGGTGGACCGCGTCCAGCGCCTGCCCGAGCGCCTGCCGGCGCTCTTCGGGCAGCTGACACGCTGA
- the fba gene encoding fructose-bisphosphate aldolase class II (catalyzes the reversible aldol condensation of dihydroxyacetonephosphate and glyceraldehyde 3-phosphate in the Calvin cycle, glycolysis, and/or gluconeogenesis), which produces MALISLRQLLDHAAEHGYGCPAFNVNNLEQMRAIMEAAHETDSPVIVQASAGARKYAGAPFLRHLILAAVEEFPHIPVVMHQDHGTSPAVCQRSIQLGFSSVMMDGSLGEDGKTPTSYEYNVDVTRRVVEMAHACGVSVEGELGCLGSLETGVAGEEDGIGAEGTLDHSQLLTDPEEAARFVKATGVDALAIAIGTSHGAYKFTRPPTGDILAIDRIREIHARIPNTHLVMHGSSSVPQDWLAVINRYGGDMGETYGVPVEEIQEGIRNGVRKVNIDTDLRMASTGAVRKFLAENGKEFDPRKWLTASIKAMKGICKARYEAFGTPGYASKIKPISLEKMVRRYESGELAPRVT; this is translated from the coding sequence ATGGCCCTGATTTCACTGCGCCAGCTTCTGGACCACGCGGCCGAGCACGGCTACGGCTGCCCGGCGTTCAACGTCAACAACCTCGAGCAGATGCGCGCCATCATGGAGGCCGCGCACGAGACCGACAGCCCCGTCATCGTCCAGGCCTCGGCCGGCGCCCGCAAGTACGCCGGGGCGCCGTTCCTTCGCCACCTGATCCTGGCCGCGGTCGAGGAGTTCCCGCACATCCCGGTGGTGATGCACCAGGACCACGGGACCTCGCCCGCGGTGTGCCAGCGCTCGATCCAGCTCGGGTTCTCCTCGGTGATGATGGACGGGTCGCTCGGCGAGGACGGCAAGACGCCGACCTCCTACGAGTACAACGTGGACGTCACCCGCCGCGTCGTGGAGATGGCCCACGCCTGCGGGGTCTCGGTGGAGGGCGAGCTCGGCTGCCTCGGCTCGCTCGAGACCGGCGTCGCGGGAGAGGAGGACGGGATCGGGGCCGAGGGGACCCTCGACCACAGCCAGCTGCTCACCGACCCGGAGGAAGCGGCCCGCTTCGTGAAGGCGACCGGCGTGGACGCGCTCGCGATCGCCATCGGCACCAGCCACGGCGCCTACAAGTTCACCCGGCCGCCAACCGGCGACATCCTCGCCATCGACCGCATCCGCGAGATCCACGCGCGCATCCCCAACACCCACCTGGTGATGCACGGCTCCTCCTCGGTGCCCCAGGACTGGCTCGCCGTCATCAACCGCTACGGCGGCGACATGGGCGAGACCTACGGGGTGCCCGTCGAGGAGATCCAGGAGGGGATCCGCAACGGCGTGCGCAAGGTCAACATCGACACCGACCTGCGCATGGCCTCCACCGGGGCGGTCCGCAAGTTCCTGGCCGAGAACGGCAAGGAGTTCGACCCCCGCAAGTGGCTCACCGCGTCCATCAAGGCCATGAAGGGGATCTGCAAGGCGCGCTACGAGGCCTTCGGGACCCCGGGCTACGCCTCGAAGATCAAGCCCATCTCCCTCGAGAAGATGGTCCGCCGCTACGAGAGCGGTGAGCTCGCCCCCCGGGTGACCTGA